One genomic segment of Fundulus heteroclitus isolate FHET01 chromosome 10, MU-UCD_Fhet_4.1, whole genome shotgun sequence includes these proteins:
- the LOC118564397 gene encoding uncharacterized protein LOC118564397 isoform X2 yields MENWKIQLVVMTFCVLVQTSQGSSSSTEEERRLSRHWQHQSVESAMTIPVESLMKRSKALRFYGLMGKREVTKKSFQPKKQSLSGVIPSATTREIHDPEKPYKQASLKEWIRILY; encoded by the exons ATGGAAAACTGGAAGATCCAGCTTGTCGTGATGACTTTTTGCGTGTTGGTGCAAACTTCTCAAGGATCGTCTAGTAGCACCGAAGAGGAGAGAAGGCTATCCAGGCACTGGCAG CACCAGTCTGTGGAAAGCGCTATGACCATCCCTGTGGAAAGTCTGATGAAAAGATCCAAAGCCCTTCGCTTCTATGGTCTGATGGGAAAAAGAGAAG TGACAAAGAAATCGTTTCAACCAAAAAAGC AGTCTTTAAGTGGAGTGATTCCTTCGGCAACAACCAGAGAGATCCACGATCCAGAGAAACCATACAAGCAAG CTTCCCTAAAGGAATGGATACGCATCTTGTACTAA
- the LOC118564397 gene encoding uncharacterized protein LOC118564397 isoform X1 — translation MENWKIQLVVMTFCVLVQTSQGSSSSTEEERRLSRHWQHQSVESAMTIPVESLMKRSKALRFYGLMGKREVTKKSFQPKKRNKGETFAGLMGRSVTNEESLSGVIPSATTREIHDPEKPYKQASLKEWIRILY, via the exons ATGGAAAACTGGAAGATCCAGCTTGTCGTGATGACTTTTTGCGTGTTGGTGCAAACTTCTCAAGGATCGTCTAGTAGCACCGAAGAGGAGAGAAGGCTATCCAGGCACTGGCAG CACCAGTCTGTGGAAAGCGCTATGACCATCCCTGTGGAAAGTCTGATGAAAAGATCCAAAGCCCTTCGCTTCTATGGTCTGATGGGAAAAAGAGAAG TGACAAAGAAATCGTTTCAACCAAAAAAGC GAAATAAAGGGGAGACATTTGCGGGCCTGATGGGGAGAAGTGTTACCAATGAGG AGTCTTTAAGTGGAGTGATTCCTTCGGCAACAACCAGAGAGATCCACGATCCAGAGAAACCATACAAGCAAG CTTCCCTAAAGGAATGGATACGCATCTTGTACTAA
- the kat7b gene encoding histone acetyltransferase KAT7, with translation MPRTRQRPLTGSVSDGTEDSDSSAEREQTNSSESDGNMPKRQRLTRASTRLSQSSQDTPDLKRAAEHDESPPLTPTGNAPSSESELDISSPNASHDESQSKDQANRDSDKDLSHRPKRRRCHETYNFNMKCPTPGCNSLGHLTGKHERHFAISGCPLYHNLSADECKVKAVSREKQEEELKTQDEGNSRHATRHQTPTPKQSRYKEQVAEMRKGRNSGLQKEQKEKHMEHRQTYGNTREPLLENITSDYDLELFRKAQARASEDLEKLRIQGQITEGSNMIKTIVFGRYELDTWYHSPYPEEYARLGRLYVCEFCLKYMKSQTILRRHMAKCVWKHPPGDEVYRKGSISVFEVDGKKNKIYCQNLCLLAKLFLDHKTLYYDVEPFLFYVMTEADNTGCHLVGYFSKEKNSFLNYNVSCILTMPQYMRQGFGKMLIDFSYLLSKVEEKVGSPERPLSDLGLISYRSYWKEVLLRYMHNFQGKEISIKEISQETAVNPVDIVSTLQSLQMLKYWKGKHLVLKRQDLIDEWKAKEIKRGNSNKTIDPSSLKWTPPKGT, from the exons ATGCCGCGCACACGACAG AGGCCTTTGACTGGGAGTGTCTCTGATGGAACTGAAGACTCTGATTCCTCTGCTGAGAGAGAACAGACCAACAGCTCTGAGAGCGATGGAAACATGCCCAAGAGACAACGCCTCACCAGAGCTTCTACCCGCCTCAGCCAGAGCTCCCAGG ATACTCCAGATCTGAAGCGCGCTGCGGAGCACGATGAATCTCCGCCGCTCACACCCACTGGAAATGCCCCCTCCTCTGAGTCCGAGCTGGATATTTCCAGCCCCAATGCCTCTCATGATGAGAGCCAGTCCAAAGATCAGGCTAACAGAGACTCGGATAAGGACCTCTCCCATCGTCCCAAGCGCCGGCGCTGTCATGAAACATACAACTTCAACATGAAGTGTCCGACACCCGGGTGTAACTCCCTTG GTCATCTCACGGGGAAACACGAGCGTCATTTCGCCATATCGGGGTGTCCCCTTTACCACAACCTGTCCGCTGATGAGTGCAAG GTGAAAGCCGTCAGCCGCGAAAAACAAGAGGAGGAGTTGAAGACGCAGGACGAAGGCAATTCACGCCACGCAACCCGTCACCAG ACACCTACACCAAAACAGAGCAGATACAAGGAGCAGGTTGCTGAGATGAGGAAGGGAAGAAACTCTGGCCTGCAGAAGGAACAGAAGGAAAAGCACATG GAGCATCGGCAGACCTACGGCAACACCAGAGAGCCTCTGCTTGAGAACATCACCAGCGACTATGACCTGGAGCTGTTCCGAAAAGCTCAGGCCCGCGCGTCTGAAGACCTG GAGAAGCTGCGTATCCAGGGTCAGATCACGGAGGGCAGCAACATGATCAAAACCATCGTGTTCGGACGCTACGAGCTGGACACCTGGTACCACTCGCCCTACCCTGAGGAGTACGCACGCCTCGGTCGCCTGTACGTCTGCGAGTTCTGCCTGAAGTACATGAAGAGTCAGACCATTCTCAGGCGGCACATG GCCAAATGTGTGTGGAAGCATCCTCCAGGAGATGAGGTCTACAGAAAGGGCTCTATATCTGTCTTCGAAGTGGACggcaaaaaaaataag ATTTACTGCCAGAACCTGTGTTTACTTGCCAAGCTCTTCTTGGACCATAAAACCCTTTACTACGATGTGGAGCCTTTTCTCTTCTATGTGATGACGGAGGCTGACAACACCGGCTGCCATCTAGTGGGCTATTTTTCTAAG gaGAAGAATTCCTTCCTGAACTACAACGTGTCCTGCATCCTGACGATGCCGCAGTACATGAGGCAGGGATTCGGCAAGATGCTCATCGACTTCA GTTATCTGTTGTCCAAAGTGGAGGAGAAGGTGGGCTCACCAGAGAGGCCTTTGTCTGACCTGGGCCTCATCAGTTATCGCAGCTACTGGAAGGAAGTGTTACTCAGATACATGCACAACTTTCAGGGCAAGGAGATCTCCATCAAAG AGATCAGTCAGGAAACTGCAGTGAATCCAGTGGACATTGTGAGCACCCTGCAGTCTCTTCAGATGCTGAAGTATTGGAAAGGAAAGCACTTAGTACTGAAACGACAG GACCTGATTGATGAGTGGAAAGCTAAGGAGATCAAACGAGGTAACAGCAACAAAACTATCGACCCAAGCTCGCTAAAATGGACCCCTCCCAAAGGGACATAA